In Solanum lycopersicum chromosome 5, SLM_r2.1, the following are encoded in one genomic region:
- the LOC101259842 gene encoding probable histone H2A.3, which translates to MSTSLSTVDFLFNPTAYKSNPRDHFLIGWVITPGIVGKGKNLGSNAKRRSRSSKACLKFPVPRIARFLKDGKYAKRVGAGAPVFLAAVLQYLVAEVLELGGIAARNDKKTSISPRHIQLAIRFDKELYQFLRVVTIPNGGVIPKIHKILLPNNKSNTSKAVVAAHEEED; encoded by the exons ATGTCAACATCTTTATCCACcgttgattttctttttaatccaACGGCATACAAGTCTAATCCTCGTGATCATTTTCTCATTGGCTGGGTTATAACTCCTG GAATAGTCGGTAAAGGGAAAAACCTTGGTTCAAATGCTAAAAGGAGATCTCGTAGCAGCAAAGCCTGTCTAAAATTTCCAGTGCCTCGTATTGCCCGATTCCTTAAAGACGGGAAATATGCCAAACGTGTTGGTGCTGGAGCACCGGTATTTCTCGCTGCTGTGCTTCAGTACCTTGTAGCAG AAGTGCTTGAATTGGGTGGGATTGCAGCGAGGAATGACAAAAAGACTAGTATCAGTCCAAGGCATATTCAATTAGCTATTAGGTTTGATAAGGAGTTGTATCAATTTCTTAGAGTTGTGACCATTCCGAATGGTGGTGTTAttccaaaaattcacaaaattttgCTGCCTAACAACAAGAGTAACACTTCAaaggctgttgttgctgctcATGAGGAGGAGGATTAg